The stretch of DNA TTCTTGAATCTAAGCAAACAATACAGCGTTAAAAACAATCAGATAAGACAGTTCCATGTAGATAAAAAAGCTGCTGACAGTAAGGAATAAGGCAAGAAAGGACTCACCAAAGAGAAAAGTATCAAGGCTTTTGTTCAACATAAACTCATAAATTAAtagcttctcttctccttcaatgCAACATCCCAAAATCCGAGCTAAGTTTTTATGTTGAAGTTTTGAGATGAGTACTATTTCATTCATGAACTCTTCTTTCCCCTGCCCCGAGCTGCTAGAAAGCCGTTTTACAGCAATTTCTTTCCCATCTTGCAGCTTTCCCTGAAACAACAGATTGCAGAAGGTCATATGGagagaatataaataaaaaaatagaaaagagcaCAGAGGTTAAAAATTCTCTGACCTTATAAACTGGGCCGAATCCACCTTGTCCGAGTTTATTTGTGAGACTGAAATCATTGGTGGCAGTTTGAATGGTATTTATCTCAAAGAAATTTAAACCTGGGACATCTTGTGGTTTCAGATCATTCCTCCATGTATCTTGGGAAGCAGAATCCTTTGTTATATTAACTGAAACAAGAGTATCAAGAGAATGAATACTGTAAATAAACAACAAGAGATCAATATAGAGATAGCGAAGTCATCAGTATGTTACCATTATGTTTCACTCTGTATCTCCAGAAACCAAACGCAGCAGAAGTCATTATCACAAAAAGAGAAAGGCTCACAATACTAGCAGTAATGATCTTGTTACGCTCATTCCCATCTGAgattaataagaagaaagaaaaataatcagtaCGCCATGCTGTTACTTAAGAGAACACTATCATTGGAGTGGAAGATAGAGCTGTAAGTGATGGAATAGCTCTTTCCTGTTATCATTTAAGCCATACCTAGTTCAGAACGTGCAAGACGAATGGAAAGAATTTCTCCTCCTGGAGATAACTGCACAGTGTCTATTAGGTCTTGGTTCCACATTAAGCACCCTATTCCATTGATATAAGCAAAAGCCAAGCAAGAACAATTCTGGAGGCAACTTTGGTGGCATTCTTCAGCGTccaaaaaagtttcaaattcaTATAAGTCTGGAAGCTTTATGTTGGGAACAGTATGGAAACCGTTTGAATCTTTGCCGGTAGAGTTTCCTTGACAATGTAGTTCCGTACGCCTCTTACAACCATTAGTCCAATTTCCTCTTTTCCACTCCTCAGAGGATTTTGGTACAAACCCTTTGAAGCATTTACACTTCGGAGGTACTGACtcaacacaaaaaccaaaaggtCCACACACACCGTACCTTTCACAATGATCGTCTGGAGCCTCAAAATCTAACTCCCAGTTAGTCTCACTCTGCTGATAAATCTTCAGTACGCCCTCTGTTGTTATCATTATTCGTGAACGTCTGGAGTTTGTTTCTAAATAAGTGAAGGATGCAGACCCGTTTGTATCCTGCTGAACGGCGAATGGACTTGTATATGAATTATCCATTAGCGGTATCCCGGTGAACCTTGTTTTAGCCCATGGACCGCTTCTCCAATAAGGATTTGAGCCTCTCATAATAAACACTTGTGATGGTACTTGCGTTGTAATCTGAACCATAAATTCACCAGGCGAAGGATCGTTGTCACTTTTCCAAGAAGTTAATACCCGTTTCTCACCTGTGGTGAGATTATACATCAAGGTTGAGAAAGGGAGCATAGTATCACCAAGATGCTCAAAGCTTCCCCATAGAGTTCTTCCAGAAACATTGTCTATGACAACTAGGTTTCCGTTGTCTGTAAGCTCGGCACGAGACCCATTAGTTGCAGAAATTTCTCCCATGGACCACACAACGCCATGTTTGCCGCTAAGTAAGAGAAGACTTCCATTGCTGCTGACAGAGAGATTTGCAGTGGAGTCTGTAACAGGCTTTTCTCTATTAGCCACCCACACAACCACTTGGGGAGTGATGCCCTTGAACCAGATGCCAACAAACTGATTCTGAGAGTCATTAGGACTGAAGAACCCCAATTCATAGACTCCATTAGGGGAGCTGAGAGTTTGTCCTATTGACAAAGGACTCTCTTTGGTTATCTCTGCATAgctaaaacttaaaaagattgTAAACAAGAGCATAGAAACAAAGAACATGATCTTCTTAGCCCCCATATGTGTTTGTATCCACAAGAAATATTTTCTTGCAATCAATTTAAGGAACGAACATGTGAACACGAGACTTGTTAAACTATTCTCAAGCAACCTATAGACAATGTTGACCAGACTGCATTGATGTTCCAGAAAACTTAGTAATACATAACAAATTTCGATACTTGTGTAATTATCACGTAGAAGTCAAACCTTCTTGttgacaataatgaaaaataaaagtccAAACTTTTTTCTTGGCCTCACA from Camelina sativa cultivar DH55 chromosome 9, Cs, whole genome shotgun sequence encodes:
- the LOC104714471 gene encoding G-type lectin S-receptor-like serine/threonine-protein kinase At1g61480 yields the protein MGAKKIMFFVSMLLFTIFLSFSYAEITKESPLSIGQTLSSPNGVYELGFFSPNDSQNQFVGIWFKGITPQVVVWVANREKPVTDSTANLSVSSNGSLLLLSGKHGVVWSMGEISATNGSRAELTDNGNLVVIDNVSGRTLWGSFEHLGDTMLPFSTLMYNLTTGEKRVLTSWKSDNDPSPGEFMVQITTQVPSQVFIMRGSNPYWRSGPWAKTRFTGIPLMDNSYTSPFAVQQDTNGSASFTYLETNSRRSRIMITTEGVLKIYQQSETNWELDFEAPDDHCERYGVCGPFGFCVESVPPKCKCFKGFVPKSSEEWKRGNWTNGCKRRTELHCQGNSTGKDSNGFHTVPNIKLPDLYEFETFLDAEECHQSCLQNCSCLAFAYINGIGCLMWNQDLIDTVQLSPGGEILSIRLARSELDGNERNKIITASIVSLSLFVIMTSAAFGFWRYRVKHNVNITKDSASQDTWRNDLKPQDVPGLNFFEINTIQTATNDFSLTNKLGQGGFGPVYKGKLQDGKEIAVKRLSSSSGQGKEEFMNEIVLISKLQHKNLARILGCCIEGEEKLLIYEFMLNKSLDTFLFDSRKKLEIDWPKRFDIIQGIARGIHYLHRDSHLKVIHRDLKVSNILLDEKMNPKISDFGLARMYQGTEYQDNTRRVVGTLGYMAPEYAWTGMFSEKSDIYSFGVLLLEIISGEKISRFSYGEEGKNLIAYAWESWYETGGVDLLDQALAHSCHPVEVERCVQIGLLCVQHQTADRPNTLELLSMLTTTSDLPPPKQPTFVVNTMDEESPSKRLITVNEMTQSVILGR